Proteins from a single region of Leuconostoc gasicomitatum LMG 18811:
- a CDS encoding alpha-ketoacid dehydrogenase subunit beta — MAVKSYIDAVREAMDLALEKDNNVLIFGEDVGKNGGVFRATDGLQAKYGEDRVFNTPLAESGIGGLAIGLTTQDYRPIMEIQFFGFVFEVMDSIAGQMARNRYRFNGTRNMPIVVRSPYGGGTKTPEMHADNLEGIVAQIPGIRVVMPANPADAKGLLLSAVESNDPVVFLENIHLYRSMKGDVPQGYYTTPLDKAAVVHEGSDVSIISYGGGVPVALKAAEELDKNGISAEVLDLRTVSPLDIQGIGDTVTKTGRVVVVQEAQRMAGIGASIMSEISERFILSLKAPIGRIAAPDSVYPFGQAENDWMIKSDDVVAKVMEVVNYD; from the coding sequence ATGGCTGTTAAAAGTTATATTGATGCGGTTCGTGAAGCGATGGACTTAGCGTTAGAGAAAGACAATAATGTTTTAATTTTTGGTGAAGATGTTGGTAAAAACGGTGGTGTATTCCGAGCAACAGATGGGTTGCAAGCAAAATATGGTGAAGATCGTGTTTTCAACACACCCCTAGCAGAATCTGGTATTGGTGGATTAGCCATTGGCCTGACGACACAAGATTATCGGCCAATCATGGAAATTCAATTTTTCGGTTTTGTATTTGAAGTGATGGACTCTATTGCTGGTCAAATGGCTCGTAATCGATATCGATTTAATGGTACACGTAATATGCCCATTGTTGTACGATCGCCTTATGGTGGTGGCACTAAGACACCTGAAATGCATGCAGATAATCTTGAAGGCATAGTGGCACAGATTCCTGGAATTCGTGTAGTTATGCCAGCTAATCCAGCGGATGCAAAAGGATTACTCTTGAGTGCAGTTGAATCTAATGATCCTGTTGTTTTTTTGGAGAATATACATTTGTATCGTTCAATGAAAGGTGACGTGCCCCAAGGATACTATACAACACCGTTAGATAAAGCGGCAGTTGTCCATGAAGGTTCGGATGTGTCAATTATTTCATACGGCGGCGGTGTGCCAGTTGCTTTGAAAGCGGCAGAAGAGCTAGATAAAAATGGTATCTCAGCAGAAGTGTTAGATCTACGCACGGTGTCGCCTCTTGATATTCAAGGTATTGGTGATACGGTTACTAAAACTGGTCGGGTTGTTGTTGTTCAAGAGGCACAACGCATGGCAGGTATTGGTGCAAGTATTATGAGTGAAATTTCTGAACGATTTATCCTGAGTTTGAAAGCACCGATTGGACGTATTGCGGCACCAGATTCAGTTTATCCCTTTGGACAAGCAGAAAATGATTGGATGATTAAATCTGATGATGTTGTGGCCAAGGTAATGGAGGTTGTGAATTATGACTGA